The sequence AAAACAACTGTTGATATGCTTCTACAAATTATGAATAGCGATGAAACGAGTCCGATCAGCAAGTACACGACGATCAATCTAAATGTGGTGACGTTTCGGTCATCAACATTTGCAGCCATCCAGGCATTCTGCATAATCTGGCCTGCAAGAGATATAAGATGACTGAGAGCAGCCACAGAGAAGAAGAAAACTCCTTTGTCCTGGTTCAAGTATAGAATATATGGCTTCAGTCCAGAGTCCCCCACttctctttcttctttttttatcAGTTGATACTCATTTTCAGATGTTTTAGCTTCCATTTCTGCATGATGTTTTCGAATTTCTCCGGAAGAAGATCCACAATTCTGGGAAGAAGTAAACTCTGAAAGCACCTCGGAAGAACCAGGAGTTTCTTTGTGTGCATTGACAAGGTCCCAAAATCCTTGGCTTGTGGCTAGCAGCTGAGAATAAGGAGCAGCATGCAAGATTTTCCCATCTGACATGAACTGGTCAAACaacacaaaatatatttttagcaTCAATTATTTcgaattattattaaatttgagATGGATTTCACTTAGTTGTGCAACTAAGGATGTATGATGAAAGATATAAGGTTGTAATTTGGTTCGAAATAGATATATTTGAGATCGAGTTCgatttgaagtttgatattttttcattttttttaaaaatcgaaTTCAGTTTACATTAAGGCTGGGGTTCGAGTTCTGTTTTATTCttggaaaataataataataataataataataaagctaCGGCCTATGGGGCTTTTGTTCATGTGATGTGACATAGAGTTCTTGTTGACATCGAGGTGCAAGCTGAACCTCCTCGTTCATCacttaaaaaagaaaaacaaaacaaagcgAAAGCAAAAAAAATATAGAACTCGTGGACTAACAAGATTCATATTTCATCCGTATTTACTCATTTAGGCTTGTGTGTGTTTTCACACATATTCTCAAACACTATCTATGATAGTGTTGGAAaagtaattttataaaacaATTTCTCATTTTGCTGTCATTTGATGAATATTTAGTAagatattaatttaaatttttttgaaacaatGGTAAAAGTGAGATAACACTAAATACGGAAATTGTACCATATACTTGAAACATATGAAATGAAATGCAACCTAAATAAGTAGGATGGGAGTACAAGCcaataactaaaaaaaaaaaaaaatcatataagacAAACTCACCAAAACAGAATCAAATGTACGAAGAAAATCAACTTGATGAGTCACCAACACGACTGTCTTCGTTGAGAGAGCTCCCAAAACATAATCCTGTCAAAACTAAAATGACTTGTACCATGCCAAAGCTAATATTAAATAgtgtaattaaaaaattttagatGTCACGTTTTGATTACTATATCGTACACAAGAAGAAAAGATTACTTGGCAACGAGAATATACTAACGTTAAACAGGCTCGAGGCCGTGTGCGCATCGACAGCACTAAAAGGATCATCCAAGAGATATATATCGGCATCCTTGTACATAGCACGAGCGAGTTGAATCCGTTGCTTTTGGCCGCCGCTGAGAGTAACTCCTCTTTCGCCTATCTCCGTGAGATCACCGAAAGGTAGCAGCTCTAGATCTTTAACCAACGAACACCTATTTAGTGTGTCTTGATATTTGTTGCCATCGAAGGTAGACCCAAAGAGAATGTTTTCTCGGATGCTTCCTGTCTGAATCCAAGCTGATTGAGGCGCATAGGCAATTGTCCCATGCACTTGAACCTAAACGAACATATTAGGGAAAAATCTATCACTTTTGAAAAGATTTTGTTTGATCAGCAGTAGTAACTTCAAACTATACAAAATTATAGAAACATTTAAAAAGACCCTTTTTTAAAAACGGGTCGGGGATCAATGAGGACAACCGGGTTTTTTATTTAGAATTCTAACTTGACCAATAGCATTGATCAAATGCCACATTCCTCCACACCACCTTAAGAAACTGATGAAAAGAAAGGAAAGTACTCACAGTTCCAGCGGTTATTGGAACCTCTCCAAGAATAGCAGCAAGAAGAGTCGACTTCCCCGAACCCACCTCGCCACAGATGGCAATCTTGTCGCCATGTTTAACGCCCAAACTTATGTTCCGAAGAGTTAACCTCGACGGATTCTCATCCCACGACAGATCAGCCGATTGAAATATAACTGTTGCATCACATAGACTGGACTTAACTCTAACACTCGCGGTTTCCAGTTCAGGCTCTGCCAAGAACTTCGCAATCCTTGAAAACGCAACTTTGGCCTGAATAAACACTGCAATAACATCAGGAATAAACCTGACCGGTTCCTGGACCAGCTGTAAAGTCGCGACAAAGGTGAAAACATTCGTAGAAGATAacggaaaaccaagaaaatagCAGGTACCAAACGTGGCAGAAGAGACTAAAAAAGAAGATGACCAAAAAATGACAATGTAGTTAGCTTGACACAGCTGAACTGCCCACAGGCATTTTTCTTCAATGGCCCTCAATTTTTCAATCACTTCCCTAAAATGAGTTTCCCATGCAAATAATTTCAACACCTTCATGTTCAAAACAGCCTCGGACATCTTCTTCAGCCTCTCGTCCTGCGCCTTCGTAAGCTTAGATTGAAACTTGTGTTGCAACTTCCCAATCGGCGAATTGCAAAGAACGGTGAGAATTATGACAGCCATGGACGCGATCGTCGCAATTCCTACAGCTTGGAAGAGGATGAGGATTGCAAGACAGAGTTGTAGGCTTGTAGTCCATATCTGGTGGAGCCAAAACGGGAATTCTCCGATACGGTATGAATCAACCGTGACATAGTTCATTATCTGGCCAGTCGAGTGGTTCAGTTTAGCCGAATTCGATAGCCTCAGTTGCTTTTGGTAAATGACTGCCGTGAGTAGGGATCTAACTCTAAGACCAACTAGTTTAGACCTGAAATACCAGTGTCTTTGTGACGTCGATTCGAGGATCTTTGTCAAGAAAAGTGTTGCAACCAATATGTATCCCTCGTTCTTGAAACTTTGTTTTCCTTCAGCAACTTTTATGAAGGCTTTGAGCAGTAAAGGCCCAGCAGAGGCAGTCATCACTTTCAGTAGTGCAAAGAATCCGGATATCATTATATCTCTCCAATGACACAACAAAATGGTCTTCAAGATTTCACATTCAGATAATCTATCTGACTGTTTTCTTCTACTCAATATCTCCGAATATGATACATAGCACGACTCGGCTCGATCAACCGCATCTAAACCAGGTATATCGTCGTCCGAAAGAGTTTTCTCAGTCCCCCTTTTCATCAATGGATTCAACCACCAAAACGTCAATTTACTAAAAAAACCAGCTTTGGTGAATGGATTCAAACCGCTGTCATCATTGGCGGAACTAAGTAACGGATCGCGAATATCTTTGTCGTCGCGACACCCTTCATGCCTATAACCTTTGTAAGTGCATAATAGCAGAAGACAAGATCCTATCAAGGAAATAATATCCAAGAATTTCTTGATCGACATCTCTCTTTGAAGGATAGCAATGTAAAACGAAAACCCGCAAGTAATACCGGAGAAGAGGAATGCAAGAGAAGCTAGAAGCCTCAAGGAGGCTCTTCGAAAACGCCTTCCTTGCAGACTAACTGTTAATCCGGTTAACAACCAAACCAATCCATGAAACATGCACGTTATCCACGAATGGAGAGGTGCAATATCGCGAGTTTTTCTCAGTTTTTCTTCCAAAATCCAGATGCCAAAAGATAAATAGATCAATCCAAGTGAACCATTAAAAATGGCTGATACTATATGCAGCAAACTGGATAAACGGCAGACAGAACCAGTCACGTTTGAAGATTTCAATGAGTTCTTGAAGACTATAGCGGAGAAGTTGACGATCAAGAGCAGGACATCGAAACAGAGAATCAACACATGTTCTGTGCAAGAAGAAGGGATCTCGTTGCTGTCTGAAAGGTTGGATTCTCCACAAAATACAGTTTTTAGATTCTCCATCGATCTCTGAACTTAATACAAAACCAccaatttacaatattagcttGTAAATTtagtaaataataaatagtTAACAAGTTTTAAGAATGTGGAAGAGGGAGAATGATTAGCATGTATTATAAATCCATTAATCATGCTCTGTTAGATGAAACCTTGCATCAACATTAATGACAGTAGGTGGCGGCAAGCTGCAAATTGTGGAATAATCAATTAATTGGCACGTTGCAATTGAGGGAGGAAAAGTTTATGGTATCATCCATGCTCAATTAATTGGCACGTTGCAATTGACGGAGGAAAAGTTTAGAGGCAAAAAATTCAATGAAAAAATATCTACAAATTCATAGTTCATCAACATTCTTCATCGAACCACATTTTCTATCGCAATCAATGTCGAGCGAACAAACTATACATTCAAATTTCTTGTATATTTTTTTGTACACTAGAATATTGAAATTTGGAGCATGCCTAAATGGCTTAaattgaaacaaaaataaaatactgaAGTTTTAAAAAAGATATTCCATGCTGACGGATTTTTAGCTGAAAGCTGGAagcataaaattttattttgttttttcaaaaaaggTCTTCATTAAAATAAACAGAACTGAGATAAACGGGAAACGATTTTAACAATATCTTTCATAGTAGAacaattgttttttatttttcatttttttttaaaaaaagaaaggtAACATAAACCCTCCATCAACACTAATACCTTTTATTCTTATATTAATAgcgtaataaaaaaattaattagaatGATTGCTAAAATCTACCATTAACCATATACAAagac comes from Henckelia pumila isolate YLH828 chromosome 4, ASM3356847v2, whole genome shotgun sequence and encodes:
- the LOC140860276 gene encoding ABC transporter C family member 10-like, whose translation is MENLKTVFCGESNLSDSNEIPSSCTEHVLILCFDVLLLIVNFSAIVFKNSLKSSNVTGSVCRLSSLLHIVSAIFNGSLGLIYLSFGIWILEEKLRKTRDIAPLHSWITCMFHGLVWLLTGLTVSLQGRRFRRASLRLLASLAFLFSGITCGFSFYIAILQREMSIKKFLDIISLIGSCLLLLCTYKGYRHEGCRDDKDIRDPLLSSANDDSGLNPFTKAGFFSKLTFWWLNPLMKRGTEKTLSDDDIPGLDAVDRAESCYVSYSEILSRRKQSDRLSECEILKTILLCHWRDIMISGFFALLKVMTASAGPLLLKAFIKVAEGKQSFKNEGYILVATLFLTKILESTSQRHWYFRSKLVGLRVRSLLTAVIYQKQLRLSNSAKLNHSTGQIMNYVTVDSYRIGEFPFWLHQIWTTSLQLCLAILILFQAVGIATIASMAVIILTVLCNSPIGKLQHKFQSKLTKAQDERLKKMSEAVLNMKVLKLFAWETHFREVIEKLRAIEEKCLWAVQLCQANYIVIFWSSSFLVSSATFGTCYFLGFPLSSTNVFTFVATLQLVQEPVRFIPDVIAVFIQAKVAFSRIAKFLAEPELETASVRVKSSLCDATVIFQSADLSWDENPSRLTLRNISLGVKHGDKIAICGEVGSGKSTLLAAILGEVPITAGTVQVHGTIAYAPQSAWIQTGSIRENILFGSTFDGNKYQDTLNRCSLVKDLELLPFGDLTEIGERGVTLSGGQKQRIQLARAMYKDADIYLLDDPFSAVDAHTASSLFNDYVLGALSTKTVVLVTHQVDFLRTFDSVLFMSDGKILHAAPYSQLLATSQGFWDLVNAHKETPGSSEVLSEFTSSQNCGSSSGEIRKHHAEMEAKTSENEYQLIKKEEREVGDSGLKPYILYLNQDKGVFFFSVAALSHLISLAGQIMQNAWMAANVDDRNVTTFRLIVVYLLIGLVSSLFIICRSISTVVLNMKMSRGIFSQLLMALFRAPVSFYDSTPLGRILSRVSSDLSVVDLDVPFNLLSAAAMTSNCYSYMVVLAVITWQVVLIALPMIFFVMRLQRYYFSSARELMRINGTTKSLVANHLAESMAGVTTIRAFEEEERFFAMNLQFIDTNGSPYFHYFSANEWLIQRLDILCATVLSFAALCMVLLPPGTVSSGFVGMSLSYGLALNSILTYSINTQCSLSNYIVSIERLDQYMHIPSEALEVIEENRAPINWPTEGRVEIQDLKIRYRPNSPLVLRGINCIFEGGHKVGIVGRTGSGKTTLISALFRLVEPAGGKILVDGVDILGIGLHDLRSRLGIIPQDPTLFNGTVRYNLDPLGEHTEQELLEVLGKCQLKEAIQEKKNGLDSLVVEDGSNWSMGQRQLFCLGRALLRRSKILVLDEATASIDNATDMILQKIIRTEFTDCTVITVAHRIPTVMDCNMILAISEGKLVEYDEPMNLMKREDSLFGKLVQEYWSHHDSAE